From one Micromonospora siamensis genomic stretch:
- a CDS encoding thioesterase II family protein → MTAPADAAGRTGAGGRWFEPTEIDPDATLRLFLFPHAGSGVSIYRDWGGLLPPSIAYQCVQLPGRQQRRAEPAFTEMEPLLDALRETVAAELDERPYAFFGHCMGAQLAYRLAAMLVADGERPPVLVAASGWAPEGFRTPTMEHARLPEADLRQWIVDLGSLPADVMHDEELLAMVIPTLRADLAVCATAVDRGEQVPCPVVSYGGRSDPLMFPGAMASWQDRTVNYLGNSEFPGGHFYIEEHALTVTSDLVRHLQRLVAAAR, encoded by the coding sequence GTGACGGCCCCGGCGGACGCCGCCGGGCGCACCGGTGCGGGCGGGCGCTGGTTCGAGCCGACCGAGATCGACCCGGACGCCACGCTGCGGCTGTTCCTGTTCCCGCACGCCGGCAGCGGCGTCTCCATCTACCGGGACTGGGGTGGCCTGCTGCCCCCGTCGATCGCGTACCAGTGCGTCCAGTTGCCGGGCCGGCAGCAGCGTCGCGCGGAGCCGGCGTTCACCGAGATGGAGCCGCTGCTCGACGCGCTGCGCGAGACGGTCGCCGCCGAGCTGGACGAGCGCCCGTACGCCTTCTTCGGGCACTGCATGGGAGCGCAGCTGGCCTACCGGCTGGCGGCGATGCTGGTGGCCGACGGGGAACGACCGCCGGTTCTGGTGGCCGCGTCCGGCTGGGCGCCGGAGGGGTTCCGCACGCCGACCATGGAGCATGCCCGGCTGCCGGAGGCGGACCTGCGGCAGTGGATCGTGGACCTGGGCTCGCTGCCGGCCGACGTGATGCACGACGAGGAACTGCTGGCCATGGTCATCCCGACGCTCCGGGCGGACCTGGCGGTCTGCGCCACGGCGGTGGACCGGGGGGAGCAGGTGCCCTGCCCGGTGGTCTCCTACGGGGGACGTTCGGATCCGCTGATGTTCCCCGGGGCGATGGCGTCCTGGCAGGATCGCACCGTGAACTACCTCGGCAACAGCGAGTTCCCCGGTGGACACTTCTACATCGAGGAACATGCGTTGACCGTGACGTCCGACCTGGTCCGGCACCTGCAGCGGCTGGTGGCCGCGGCGAGGTGA
- a CDS encoding long-chain-fatty-acid--CoA ligase, giving the protein MTRTTIDTLTAASAANAAAHPDDTAVICEDRSLTFGQLHAASNRTGHALLAAGLRRGARVAFLGKESEHYYDLALGCAKAGLVLVPINWRLTAVEVDHIVRDSGAELLFAEGEYLPVVERIRGELPGLRGVVQVDSATDRGAGLAAWKGGAPAEDLDPGTGRDDPVVQLYTSGTTGLPKGAVLAHRSFFAFPEAAGEGIRDWIDWRPGDVSLIALPGFHIAGFAWFMHGFVAGVPNVVMRAFVAQDAVRLIARHRVSVTYMAPAMLQMLLAEPEVTRETFRSLRKVTYGAAPISESLLEQCLEMMDCDFAQIYASTETGSVAVCLRPVDHVKGSPRMRSAGLACPGVEIKIVDGDGNVLPPREIGQVCLRTGARMLGYWNLPEATAKTLVGEWLHMGDAGYLDEDGYLFLCDRINDTIIVAAQNIYPAEVERALGDHPAVADVAVVGVPHENWGEAVHACVLLREGHQVTPRQLMLFLKGRIADFKIPVGYSFVDDLPRNPSGKILRRTVRERLLAVPAAV; this is encoded by the coding sequence ATGACCCGTACGACGATCGACACGTTGACCGCGGCGTCCGCGGCCAACGCCGCCGCCCACCCGGACGACACCGCCGTGATCTGCGAGGACCGCAGCCTCACCTTCGGGCAGCTGCACGCGGCGAGCAACCGCACCGGGCACGCCCTGCTCGCCGCCGGGCTGCGCCGGGGCGCCCGGGTGGCGTTCCTCGGCAAGGAGTCCGAGCACTACTACGACCTGGCCCTGGGCTGCGCCAAGGCGGGCCTGGTGCTGGTGCCGATCAACTGGCGGCTGACCGCCGTGGAGGTCGACCACATCGTCCGGGACTCCGGGGCGGAGCTGCTCTTCGCCGAGGGCGAGTACCTGCCGGTGGTGGAGCGGATCCGCGGCGAGCTGCCGGGGCTGCGCGGGGTCGTCCAGGTCGACTCGGCGACCGACCGGGGCGCCGGCCTGGCCGCGTGGAAGGGCGGGGCGCCCGCCGAAGACCTGGACCCGGGGACCGGGCGCGACGACCCGGTGGTGCAGCTCTACACCAGCGGCACCACGGGGCTGCCCAAGGGCGCGGTGCTGGCCCACCGCAGCTTCTTCGCCTTCCCGGAGGCGGCCGGGGAGGGCATCCGGGACTGGATCGACTGGCGGCCCGGCGACGTCAGCCTGATCGCGCTGCCCGGCTTCCACATCGCCGGCTTCGCCTGGTTCATGCACGGCTTCGTGGCCGGGGTGCCGAACGTGGTGATGCGCGCCTTCGTCGCCCAGGACGCCGTACGCCTGATCGCCCGGCACCGGGTCAGCGTCACCTACATGGCCCCGGCGATGCTGCAGATGCTGCTCGCCGAGCCGGAGGTCACCAGGGAGACGTTCCGGTCGCTGCGCAAGGTCACCTACGGCGCGGCGCCCATCTCCGAGTCGCTGCTGGAGCAGTGCCTGGAGATGATGGACTGCGACTTCGCCCAGATCTACGCCAGCACCGAGACCGGCAGCGTGGCGGTGTGCCTGCGCCCGGTCGACCACGTCAAGGGCAGCCCCCGGATGCGGTCGGCCGGGCTGGCCTGTCCCGGCGTCGAAATCAAGATCGTCGACGGAGACGGGAACGTGCTGCCGCCGAGGGAGATCGGCCAGGTCTGCCTGAGGACCGGGGCGCGGATGCTCGGCTACTGGAACCTGCCCGAGGCGACGGCGAAGACGCTGGTGGGGGAGTGGCTGCACATGGGCGATGCCGGCTACCTCGACGAGGACGGCTACCTGTTCCTCTGCGACCGGATCAACGACACCATCATCGTCGCCGCGCAGAACATCTACCCGGCCGAGGTGGAGCGGGCGCTGGGCGACCACCCGGCGGTGGCCGACGTCGCCGTGGTCGGCGTGCCGCACGAGAACTGGGGCGAGGCGGTGCACGCCTGTGTGCTGCTGCGTGAGGGCCACCAGGTGACCCCGCGCCAGCTGATGCTCTTCCTCAAGGGTCGGATCGCCGACTTCAAGATTCCGGTCGGCTACTCCTTCGTGGACGACCTGCCCCGCAACCCGTCGGGGAAGATCCTGCGCCGCACGGTCCGCGAGCGGCTGCTGGCCGTACCCGCGGCCGTCTGA
- a CDS encoding LLM class flavin-dependent oxidoreductase gives MTNAQSQPRVGVLLPTRELAMTGEFSAAPLLDFAQQAEELGFDSLWTGDSLLARPRLDPLVVLAAVAAATSRVTIGTAAITAVLRPPLIGANMVASLDQVARGRLTLGVGAGFPVPQTEEEFEQLGIPFTGRAGRLDDTVALWRAAWASRAGGEPDFTGRHAVGRGLDRLPPPATPQGPPIWLASSDTPRVLARVAERYDGWMPFLPTPEAYAAGWQRIGELAAERGRPEGAITGAFYATINVNPDRQRAEEELEEYVQHYYGRPLGFMAQIQAYGNGTAEECAQWLAGYVRAGARHLVIRIGSLQPATQLKEIAEVLVPALRRLA, from the coding sequence ATGACCAACGCACAGTCACAGCCCCGCGTCGGGGTGCTGCTACCGACCCGGGAACTGGCGATGACCGGCGAGTTCAGCGCCGCGCCCCTGCTCGACTTCGCTCAGCAGGCCGAGGAGCTGGGCTTCGACTCGCTCTGGACGGGTGACTCGCTGCTCGCCCGGCCCCGACTGGACCCGCTGGTGGTGCTCGCCGCGGTCGCCGCGGCCACCTCCCGGGTCACCATCGGCACCGCGGCGATCACCGCCGTGCTGCGCCCGCCGCTGATCGGCGCGAACATGGTGGCCAGCCTGGACCAGGTCGCCCGGGGTCGGCTCACCCTCGGCGTGGGCGCCGGTTTCCCGGTGCCGCAGACCGAGGAGGAGTTCGAGCAGCTCGGCATCCCGTTCACCGGGCGGGCCGGGCGGCTCGACGACACGGTGGCGCTGTGGCGGGCCGCCTGGGCGAGCCGCGCCGGCGGCGAGCCGGACTTCACCGGTCGGCACGCCGTCGGGCGGGGACTGGACCGGCTGCCTCCGCCGGCCACCCCGCAGGGCCCGCCGATCTGGCTGGCCAGCAGCGATACGCCCCGGGTGCTGGCCCGGGTGGCGGAACGCTACGACGGCTGGATGCCGTTCCTGCCCACCCCCGAGGCGTACGCGGCGGGCTGGCAGCGGATCGGTGAGCTGGCCGCCGAGCGGGGGCGTCCGGAGGGGGCGATCACCGGCGCCTTCTACGCCACGATCAACGTCAACCCGGACCGGCAGCGGGCGGAGGAGGAGCTGGAGGAGTACGTCCAGCACTACTACGGCCGCCCGCTGGGCTTCATGGCGCAGATCCAGGCGTACGGCAACGGCACGGCCGAGGAGTGCGCGCAGTGGCTCGCCGGCTACGTCCGGGCGGGCGCCCGGCACCTGGTGATCCGGATCGGTTCGCTGCAACCGGCCACCCAGCTCAAGGAGATCGCCGAGGTACTGGTGCCGGCGCTGCGGAGGCTGGCGTGA